Proteins encoded by one window of Pempheris klunzingeri isolate RE-2024b chromosome 14, fPemKlu1.hap1, whole genome shotgun sequence:
- the LOC139212787 gene encoding dynein light chain 2, cytoplasmic-like: MSDKKAVIKNADMSDEMQQDAVDCAMQAMEKYNIEKDIAAYVKKEFDKKYNPTWHCIVGRNFGSYVTHETKHFIYFYLGQVAILLFKSG; encoded by the exons ATGTCTGACAAAAAGGCAGTGATCAAGAATGCTGACATGTCCGATGAGATGCAGCAGGATGCAGTGGACTGTGCCATGCAGGCAATGGAAAAGTACAACATTGAGAAGGATATCGCCGCCTATGTCAAAAAG GAGTTTGACAAGAAGTACAACCCCACGTGGCACTGCATCGTTGGGAGGAACTTTGGCAGCTACGTGACACACGAGACGAAGCATTTCATCTACTTCTACCTGGGTCAAGTGGCCATCCTACTGTTCAAGTCAGGCTGA